The Corynebacterium coyleae genome segment TGTTTCCGTGGCGGGCGCATCTGGGTTACGACCTTCCCGCCGATGTGCATTTGTGGCACCTGATCACGGCGGGCTTGTCAACGCCAAATGTCGCCCAGGCAATCTATGCCACGCTCGCCGCGGTGTGCTTCGCCGTTCCCGCAGAGCGTGCCTTGGGTTCACGCAGGTTCGTTGTCGCCGCAGCCGCATCGCATGCGCTGGTGTTTCCGTTGGCGTGTGTGCTCGGCGCGATGGTTGAGCAGGCAGGGTTTAACAGGTGGGGCGCCGACTTGGTTAACGAGACTTACCTCACCCCGTTGCCGTGGATGATTGGGCCGCTTGCGTTCGCCTCTGCGTCGATGGGTGTGTTGTGGCGTCGCAGGGTCCGTCTCGTGCTTGTGGCGCTGACCGGCACGCTTGTGTTGTATTCGGGAACGCTGACCTCTGTTGCTGCGTTTACAGCAGTTGTGGTGGGCCTTGTCTGTGGCGTGCTCGCCGGAGCGCGTCAGTTCACGGCGGCGCGACCGACGCTGCGGGAGTCGCGTGTCCTCGTCGCAGTGTTACTCCTTGCTGTATCGGTCGGGCCCGTGCTGACTGCGCTCAACCCTGCGGCGCAGGGTCCTTTTGCGGCGGAAAGCCTCTTGATGTGGGAGCCTGCGGTGGCCGCGCGCGAGGTTCAGGAGCGTTGTGTGGATTCTTCCTCGCTTGCCTGCCGGGAGGCGATGGCCATTAACCAGCAAAGTGGGTTGGGGCCGCTGTTGCTCAATTTGGTGCCGGTGGTGCTTGCGGTGGTGCTTGCGCTTGGGCTGCGTCGCGGCCGGCGGCTGGCGTGGTGGGGTGCGACGGTGTTGTGTGCGGCGTCGTTGGTGGTTGTGGTGGCGCAGGTGCTCGACGTGCGCAGCGACGCGCTGACCACCGTGAACGCCGGTTTGGTGGTGTTGCCGTGGGTGCTCATGCTGGCGGTGTTGATTGCTCAGCGGGCGAAGTTCCGCGTTGGGTCGAACCTGCGTCCGATGCTTGTTCCAGGTATCGCAGTGCTCTTATCGACGACAACCGCGTGGGTGACCGGCGCCCTTATCTTGCGCGACGGATTCATCGGGGATGTCACCCTAAGCAGTGTCGTTGCGGAGCTTCCTGCACGTTTTATGCCCCCTGCAGTGGCCGTGCAGTTGGGACATCAGATTGTGCCGAATGCTCCGGCGGCGTGGGTGCTCTCCGAATGGGTTGGCGTGGTGTTCTGGGGTGCGTTGCTGTGGATGCTGTTTCGTGTGCTTTCTTCAGCGCCGTCTGCACCGATGCAGGAGGAGCGCGAGAGGGCACGGCGCATGCTCGAATCCGGGACAGGTGATCATCTTGCGTGGATGGGGCTGTGGGATGGCAACCGTTACTTTTTCGCAGGCGACAGCGGATACGTCGCGTACCGTGTGTCGCACAATGTTGCCGTGACGGTGGGTTCGCCTGTCGTGGCTGAGGGGGCGGACGAGACGACAGTCGCCGACGCATTTGAGCATTTCGCTGCGGATCAAGGGTGGCGCGTGGCGTGGTATTCGGTGCCGGAGACGTTCCACCGGCCTGGCTTCCGGACGGTCCACGTCGCAGAAGAATCGTTGTTGCACACCGATAATCTCGAGTTCAAGGGCAAGAAGTTTCAAAACATCCGCACCGCGCGCAACAGGGCGGCTAAGGAAGGCGTTCGCCCGGTATGGACGACCTGGCGCGAGTGCACGCTTGAGATGCGCGAGCGCATTGCCGCGCTGTCGGAGCAGTGGGTGGCAGACAAGGCGTTGCCGGAGATGGGGTTTACGCTCGGCGGGCTCGATGAACTTGACGACGACGCCACCAAACTGCTCCTCGCCGTTGATGAAGAAGGTCGCCTCCACGGTGTGACGAGCTGGCTGCCGGTGTACGAGCACGGCAAGCTTGCGGGCTATACGCTCGACTTCATGCGCCGCGACGCCGAGGGATTCAGGCCGGTGATCGAATTCCTGCTTGCCGAGGCGGCCGTCATCGCCGGGAGCGAGGGGCTCGAGTGGGTGTCGCTTTCGGGGGCGCCGCTTGCACGCACGGATGCGCCAACCTCGTTCTTGGAGATCGTGCTGGATAAGACCGGAGCGCAGATCGAGCCGCTGTACGGGTTTCGCTCGCTGGCTGCGTCGAAGCACAAGTTCCACCCGACGCACACCAGTTGGAATTTGGCGTACGACGACGAGATGGCGCTCGCGTCGATTGGTTTGGCCGTGGTGGACTGCTATCTGCCCGATATGAAGGCGACCGACATGGTGGCGGTGGTGAAGGAGTTTATGGCTCGTCGTGGCGTGGGGTCGTCGCAAAGCGGCGCGCCCACCCAAGCCCTTTGAACTGCGCTGGCACCCCGCCTTTGAGCAGCTCGCGGGTGAGCACGTCGCCGGCTTCGATCGGGTGGTTGGCGCCGATGAGCACGATGTTGCCGTAGCGGCGCCCCTTGAACATCGGCGGGTCGGCGATCGCCGCAACGTGCGGGAATACTTCCAGCATGCCGGCGAGTTCCTCTTTCGCCTCCTTCAGGTCGGCGTGGGAGCCGCAGTTGGCGAGGTAGAAGCCGCGATCACTTATCGACGACTGCACCGCCGCATAGAACTCCACCGTCGTCAGATTCCGCGGCGTGGTGGCCGACGAGAACACGTCTCGGATGATCACGTCGCGGGTGGCAGGCTTGAACGAGTCGGTGACGTCGCGGGCGTCTCCGACGCGGATCTTCACGGCTGGGGCGCGCGGGATGTCGAAAAGCTCGCGGGCGAGCACCGCCAACTCGGAATCGATCTCCACCACCGTGTTGCGCGAGCCCTTCCACGCGCTGGCAAAGTAGCGCGCCAGCGTGCAAGCGCCGCCGCCCAGGTGCGTCAGCCGCGACTTCGGCTTCGCCTCGTCGGGGTAGTGGGTATCCAAAAAGTCCGCCATCCAGCGCATGTACTCAAAGTCGAGGCGCTGCGGATCACCCGGCACGATATGGGAACTGGGCACCCCGTTGACCAGCAACACCATCGACCCGTCGGGCTCGTGGAGCACCTCTGCGACACCGGTATCGATTTCATAAAACTCACTTTTGGCGGCCATGGCTGGTGAGCGTACCCGGTGCCTAGATCCGCGCGTCGGTGCGCCGTAGGTAGGCCACAGCAGCCGCCCAGCCAGCCACGGTCAACGCCGTGGAGGCGGCGAGAACGCCTGTAACGGTGCCAGTGCCGAGCGCTCCAGCAGCAGCGACGGCGGAACTGCCCAGCCACAGCGTGTGCGA includes the following:
- a CDS encoding bifunctional lysylphosphatidylglycerol flippase/synthetase MprF, yielding MKHVPVTLILVAFIWALFPWRAHLGYDLPADVHLWHLITAGLSTPNVAQAIYATLAAVCFAVPAERALGSRRFVVAAAASHALVFPLACVLGAMVEQAGFNRWGADLVNETYLTPLPWMIGPLAFASASMGVLWRRRVRLVLVALTGTLVLYSGTLTSVAAFTAVVVGLVCGVLAGARQFTAARPTLRESRVLVAVLLLAVSVGPVLTALNPAAQGPFAAESLLMWEPAVAAREVQERCVDSSSLACREAMAINQQSGLGPLLLNLVPVVLAVVLALGLRRGRRLAWWGATVLCAASLVVVVAQVLDVRSDALTTVNAGLVVLPWVLMLAVLIAQRAKFRVGSNLRPMLVPGIAVLLSTTTAWVTGALILRDGFIGDVTLSSVVAELPARFMPPAVAVQLGHQIVPNAPAAWVLSEWVGVVFWGALLWMLFRVLSSAPSAPMQEERERARRMLESGTGDHLAWMGLWDGNRYFFAGDSGYVAYRVSHNVAVTVGSPVVAEGADETTVADAFEHFAADQGWRVAWYSVPETFHRPGFRTVHVAEESLLHTDNLEFKGKKFQNIRTARNRAAKEGVRPVWTTWRECTLEMRERIAALSEQWVADKALPEMGFTLGGLDELDDDATKLLLAVDEEGRLHGVTSWLPVYEHGKLAGYTLDFMRRDAEGFRPVIEFLLAEAAVIAGSEGLEWVSLSGAPLARTDAPTSFLEIVLDKTGAQIEPLYGFRSLAASKHKFHPTHTSWNLAYDDEMALASIGLAVVDCYLPDMKATDMVAVVKEFMARRGVGSSQSGAPTQAL
- a CDS encoding spermidine synthase; translated protein: MAAKSEFYEIDTGVAEVLHEPDGSMVLLVNGVPSSHIVPGDPQRLDFEYMRWMADFLDTHYPDEAKPKSRLTHLGGGACTLARYFASAWKGSRNTVVEIDSELAVLARELFDIPRAPAVKIRVGDARDVTDSFKPATRDVIIRDVFSSATTPRNLTTVEFYAAVQSSISDRGFYLANCGSHADLKEAKEELAGMLEVFPHVAAIADPPMFKGRRYGNIVLIGANHPIEAGDVLTRELLKGGVPAQFKGLGWARRFATTPRHDEP